In a genomic window of bacterium:
- a CDS encoding XRE family transcriptional regulator, translated as MTTRIGSTLDSLLEQTGDLEEVNLRAQKKELALAVDKRMRGLRMTKSALASRMRTSRTVVDRLLDPADTSVTLATLAKASAALGCRLRIGLVRDGLGARAALAQGRGAKARPNVRY; from the coding sequence ATGACGACTCGTATTGGATCGACCTTGGACTCGCTGCTCGAGCAGACCGGCGACCTCGAGGAAGTGAACCTTCGAGCACAGAAGAAGGAGCTGGCGCTGGCCGTCGACAAACGGATGCGCGGGCTTCGGATGACGAAGTCTGCCCTCGCGAGCCGGATGCGGACGAGCCGGACCGTCGTGGATCGGCTGCTGGACCCTGCCGACACGAGCGTGACGCTGGCGACACTGGCGAAGGCATCGGCGGCACTGGGGTGTCGGCTGAGGATCGGGCTTGTGAGAGACGGGCTCGGGGCGAGAGCAGCGCTGGCTCAAGGGCGGGGTGCGAAGGCTCGGCCGAACGTTCGATACT
- a CDS encoding type II toxin-antitoxin system RelE/ParE family toxin has product MAGLLPKLECRFYRMPSGHEPVRRWLLDLSSDERQEIGADIRRAQWRWPVGRPLVGTFGRGLYEVRSSLRGDIYRVLFCVRQDTMVLLHGFKKKTVAVPAGDLALARRRQHEVERSE; this is encoded by the coding sequence ATGGCCGGGCTGCTCCCGAAGCTGGAATGTCGCTTCTATCGCATGCCGAGCGGTCACGAACCCGTGCGCAGATGGCTGCTGGACCTCTCCTCCGACGAGCGCCAAGAGATCGGCGCGGACATCAGACGTGCGCAGTGGCGATGGCCCGTCGGGCGGCCGTTGGTCGGTACTTTCGGACGAGGTCTCTACGAGGTCAGGTCGAGCCTTCGCGGCGACATCTATCGCGTCCTGTTCTGCGTGCGGCAGGACACGATGGTGCTTCTGCACGGGTTCAAGAAGAAGACGGTGGCGGTCCCGGCGGGTGATCTCGCGTTGGCCCGTAGGCGCCAGCACGAAGTGGAGCGTTCGGAATGA
- a CDS encoding DUF790 family protein, translating into MGARWRRSCRRSRGAPGSISRPSACSAASPVRLHLASGDPIFPSNEPRRFDSRVEERFARDMARAAPEWDVVREPEAVPAGASLAVFPDFALKHRYDGRRWLVDILGFWSPAYVTRKLTRLRAAGIPNLVLCVAEERNCGEDDLPAAARVVRYRRWVNVGAVLRVMGEG; encoded by the coding sequence ATGGGCGCGCGCTGGCGGCGCTCCTGCCGGCGCTCGCGTGGTGCCCCCGGTTCCATCTCGAGGCCGAGTGCCTGCTCGGCGGCCAGCCCGGTACGGCTTCACCTCGCATCTGGTGACCCCATCTTCCCGAGCAACGAGCCGCGGCGCTTCGATAGCCGCGTCGAGGAGCGCTTCGCGCGCGACATGGCGCGGGCGGCACCGGAATGGGACGTCGTGCGCGAGCCCGAGGCGGTACCCGCCGGCGCATCGCTCGCCGTCTTTCCGGACTTCGCGCTCAAGCACCGCTACGACGGGCGGCGATGGCTGGTGGATATCCTCGGGTTCTGGTCGCCGGCGTACGTCACGCGGAAGCTCACCCGCCTGCGGGCGGCGGGGATCCCGAACCTGGTGCTGTGCGTGGCCGAGGAAAGGAACTGCGGCGAGGACGACCTGCCGGCGGCGGCGCGGGTGGTGCGGTATCGGCGGTGGGTGAACGTCGGGGCGGTGCTGCGGGTGATGGGGGAGGGGTGA
- the cas1 gene encoding CRISPR-associated endonuclease Cas1, whose protein sequence is MDSVVVSKPGVFLGKTSERLVVRGPKPRLELVDGGPQLLLPFEIPPPQRLTVLTSAGERTEPARLRGATPKPRTQPEQVELPLFRVSEIIVTGAGVTLSTDLIQACCERGIRLAFLSSAGRPIAMVSSPMLTATVITRRAQMAAYTDDRGLTVAQAVVRGKLGNQAALLKYFGKYQKGTNPDAFARLSAAVKGIEKLRREVDGVEGASIDDARPSLLALEGSAGRHYWAGIRALLEAKTPFAVREHRGATDPVNAALNYGYGILYTQVWGAIMNAGLEPFAGFLHVDRPGKPSLVLDLIEEFRQPIVDRAVVSLVTKGTSLEMRGGLLTDDGRHAVAASVIERLEGEVGFRGRRHRIKSVIQIQARNLATSLRDRTAYRAFAFKW, encoded by the coding sequence ATGGACAGCGTCGTCGTCAGCAAGCCCGGTGTCTTTCTCGGCAAGACCAGCGAGCGCCTTGTCGTCCGCGGCCCCAAACCGCGGCTGGAGCTCGTCGACGGCGGGCCACAGCTCCTTCTGCCTTTCGAGATACCCCCTCCGCAGAGACTCACGGTCCTTACCTCCGCCGGCGAGCGAACCGAGCCGGCACGCTTGCGCGGCGCCACTCCAAAGCCACGCACGCAGCCAGAGCAGGTCGAGCTACCCCTGTTCCGCGTGAGCGAGATCATCGTTACGGGTGCGGGTGTCACGCTCTCCACAGACCTCATCCAGGCCTGCTGCGAGCGTGGCATTCGACTCGCGTTTCTCAGCTCGGCCGGCCGACCGATCGCCATGGTGTCGTCGCCCATGCTGACGGCCACGGTCATCACGCGCCGGGCGCAGATGGCCGCCTACACGGACGACCGTGGCCTCACGGTGGCGCAGGCCGTCGTGCGCGGAAAGCTCGGCAACCAGGCGGCGCTGCTGAAGTACTTCGGAAAATATCAGAAGGGCACCAACCCGGATGCGTTCGCTCGCCTTTCGGCGGCGGTGAAGGGTATCGAGAAGCTCCGGCGTGAGGTTGACGGCGTGGAGGGCGCATCCATCGACGACGCACGCCCTAGCCTGCTCGCGCTCGAAGGCTCAGCGGGACGACACTACTGGGCGGGGATCCGAGCCCTGCTCGAAGCAAAGACCCCTTTCGCAGTGCGCGAGCACCGCGGCGCGACGGACCCGGTGAACGCCGCGCTGAACTACGGCTACGGCATCCTCTACACGCAGGTGTGGGGCGCGATCATGAACGCCGGCCTCGAGCCGTTCGCCGGCTTCCTGCACGTCGACCGTCCCGGCAAGCCGTCGCTCGTGCTCGACCTGATCGAGGAGTTTCGGCAGCCCATCGTCGACCGTGCCGTCGTGTCGCTCGTGACAAAGGGGACGTCACTCGAGATGCGCGGCGGTCTCCTGACCGACGATGGCCGGCACGCGGTGGCAGCTTCGGTCATTGAGCGACTCGAGGGCGAAGTCGGGTTCCGGGGGCGCCGCCATCGGATCAAGTCGGTGATTCAGATCCAGGCGCGCAACCTGGCGACGAGCCTAAGAGATCGCACTGCCTACCGGGCCTTCGCCTTCAAGTGGTGA
- the cas2 gene encoding CRISPR-associated endonuclease Cas2: MEQLLTFVVYDIPDDRTRMRIMNTCRDYGLAHTQYSVFSGPLDATRRNELFARLSDTLGSEAGHIIVVPVCEKDAKARRTVQRTG, from the coding sequence ATGGAGCAGCTTCTGACGTTCGTCGTCTACGACATCCCGGACGACCGCACCCGCATGCGGATCATGAACACGTGTCGCGACTACGGCCTGGCGCACACGCAGTACAGTGTCTTCTCGGGGCCGCTCGATGCTACCCGACGCAACGAGCTGTTCGCCCGTCTCTCCGACACGCTCGGCTCCGAGGCCGGGCACATCATTGTCGTCCCCGTATGTGAGAAGGACGCCAAGGCGCGGCGCACGGTCCAGCGCACGGGATGA
- the cas4 gene encoding CRISPR-associated protein Cas4: MTMTDAAAEIELNVTDLKQWAYCPRIPFYRYVLPVDHVRSYKMRRGHAAQAAVEALERRRRLKEYGLVAGERRFDVWVRSAILGLSGRIDLLVVTDDACFPIDFKDTEGGVRRNHRLQLAAYAVLIEESFDRPVPCGFVYLIPSDEVVRVDAAEPDRSWTLEAVDSVRTMIAEERLPEPTPVRRRCTGCEFQNYCADIW; the protein is encoded by the coding sequence ATGACGATGACGGATGCGGCTGCCGAGATCGAGCTGAACGTAACCGATCTCAAGCAGTGGGCATACTGCCCTCGGATCCCCTTCTATCGATACGTCCTTCCCGTCGACCATGTGCGCTCGTACAAGATGCGTCGCGGCCACGCCGCACAAGCTGCCGTCGAAGCGCTCGAGCGGCGGCGGCGCCTGAAGGAGTACGGGCTCGTCGCCGGCGAGCGGCGCTTCGATGTCTGGGTGCGTTCGGCGATCCTCGGCTTGTCCGGACGCATCGACCTGCTCGTGGTAACCGACGACGCCTGCTTCCCGATCGACTTCAAGGACACCGAAGGCGGCGTGCGAAGGAACCATCGGCTGCAGCTTGCCGCGTATGCGGTGTTGATCGAGGAGTCCTTCGACCGTCCGGTGCCATGCGGCTTCGTCTACCTGATTCCTAGCGATGAAGTGGTGCGCGTGGACGCTGCCGAGCCCGACAGATCGTGGACTCTCGAGGCGGTTGACAGTGTCCGCACCATGATCGCAGAAGAGCGGCTACCCGAGCCCACACCGGTGCGCAGACGGTGCACGGGCTGCGAGTTCCAGAACTACTGCGCGGACATATGGTGA
- a CDS encoding YciI family protein, which translates to MKFMCLAYEEESQLDVLSQSEWDALRRETIAYVDRLRAGGHLLTTYALQRAGTAATVRRRDGKRLVTDGPFAEAKEIVGGFFLIEARDREEALALAADWPSARFGAIEVRPVEEALPEATRYR; encoded by the coding sequence GTGAAGTTCATGTGCCTGGCATACGAGGAGGAGTCGCAGCTCGACGTCCTGTCGCAGAGCGAGTGGGACGCGCTGCGCCGCGAGACGATCGCCTACGTCGACCGGCTCCGCGCCGGCGGCCACCTCCTCACCACCTACGCACTCCAGCGCGCCGGCACCGCAGCGACGGTGCGCCGCCGCGACGGCAAACGTCTCGTCACCGACGGCCCCTTCGCCGAGGCGAAGGAGATCGTCGGCGGCTTCTTCCTGATCGAGGCCCGCGACCGCGAGGAAGCACTGGCCCTGGCGGCCGACTGGCCGTCGGCGCGCTTCGGCGCGATCGAGGTCCGGCCGGTCGAGGAGGCGCTGCCGGAGGCAACGCGGTACCGGTGA
- a CDS encoding glutathione S-transferase family protein, with product MIECYAFRMVPPFAQGLVRDLRVRWALEEAALPYRIVHVDIDDGGDAMPRSTYREVQPFGQIPALRDGELRLFESGAIVLYLAERCERLLPRDAAGRARVTQWMFAAIDTMENPIQELAGIDLFHADEAWAQARRPAVVDAVRRRLAELAAALGGREHLAGAFSAADVLMATVLRILRHTDLVAEQPVLTRYLERCVRRPAFTKALADQMGDFTQAA from the coding sequence ATGATCGAGTGCTACGCCTTCCGGATGGTTCCCCCGTTCGCCCAGGGGCTCGTACGCGACCTGCGCGTGCGCTGGGCGCTCGAGGAGGCCGCCCTGCCCTACCGCATCGTCCACGTCGACATCGACGACGGCGGCGACGCCATGCCCCGCAGCACGTACCGCGAGGTCCAGCCCTTCGGACAGATTCCCGCGCTCCGCGACGGCGAGCTGCGGCTATTCGAGTCGGGCGCCATCGTCCTGTACCTGGCCGAGCGCTGCGAGCGGCTGCTGCCGCGCGACGCCGCCGGACGCGCGCGCGTGACGCAGTGGATGTTCGCGGCCATCGACACGATGGAGAACCCGATCCAGGAGCTGGCCGGCATCGACCTCTTCCATGCCGACGAAGCCTGGGCGCAGGCCCGGCGGCCGGCGGTCGTCGACGCGGTCCGCCGGCGCCTGGCGGAGCTCGCCGCCGCGCTCGGCGGCCGCGAGCACCTCGCCGGCGCGTTCTCGGCGGCCGACGTTCTCATGGCGACGGTGCTGCGCATCCTGCGCCACACCGACCTCGTCGCGGAGCAGCCCGTCCTGACGCGCTACCTCGAGCGCTGCGTGCGCCGCCCGGCGTTCACGAAGGCGCTCGCCGACCAGATGGGGGACTTCACGCAGGCGGCCTAA
- a CDS encoding MFS transporter codes for MTARRPRGFRILFVCLVCIGLGQSMLFAILPPAARELGISPVQISIIFATSATFWIFVSPWWGRQSDVWGRRPVVLIGLLGFGLSMGLLGATIALGGAGLLPPPLVWPLLIASRCVFALVGSGTGPASQAYVADRTSASERARGVAFVSAAVGFGETVGPAVGAVLATLALTAPLFFTAGLSALSAAVIWRWLPEEGPVRKHGEAPRHIRWTDRRVTPFLLVTAALQAVRATTVITFALFLQDVLGLTATEAAQRAGLGFVALAAAGLVSQLVLIQRLQPTPRQMLRAGTPLMLVAFGLLCFADGLPAFLLALAALGAGVGLVRPGSAAGASLAVDADEQGAVAGLLGGLTVLGNVLGPVLGTALYELDPHAPYLLNAAIMVATLAFVFASPRLRRLGT; via the coding sequence GTGACGGCGCGGCGCCCGCGCGGCTTCCGCATCCTCTTCGTCTGCCTCGTCTGCATCGGGCTCGGACAGTCGATGCTGTTCGCGATCCTGCCGCCGGCGGCACGCGAGCTCGGCATCTCGCCGGTCCAGATCTCGATCATCTTCGCGACCTCGGCCACGTTCTGGATCTTCGTCAGCCCGTGGTGGGGGCGGCAGAGCGACGTGTGGGGACGGCGGCCCGTCGTGCTGATCGGGCTCCTCGGGTTCGGCCTCTCGATGGGGCTCCTCGGTGCGACGATCGCGCTCGGCGGCGCCGGTCTGCTGCCGCCGCCACTGGTGTGGCCGCTGCTGATCGCGTCGCGCTGCGTGTTCGCGCTGGTCGGCTCGGGCACCGGACCCGCGTCGCAGGCGTACGTCGCCGATCGCACGTCGGCGAGCGAGCGGGCGCGCGGCGTCGCCTTCGTCAGCGCCGCCGTCGGCTTCGGCGAGACGGTCGGCCCGGCCGTCGGCGCGGTGCTGGCGACGCTGGCGCTCACCGCGCCGCTCTTCTTCACCGCCGGCCTCTCGGCCCTGAGCGCCGCCGTCATCTGGCGGTGGCTTCCCGAGGAAGGCCCCGTCCGCAAACACGGCGAGGCGCCGCGGCACATCCGCTGGACCGACCGCCGTGTGACGCCGTTCCTCCTCGTGACGGCCGCCCTCCAAGCAGTGCGCGCCACCACCGTCATCACCTTCGCGCTCTTCCTCCAGGACGTCCTCGGCCTGACCGCGACCGAGGCCGCCCAGCGCGCCGGCCTGGGATTCGTGGCGCTCGCCGCCGCGGGGCTCGTGTCGCAGCTCGTGCTGATCCAGCGCCTGCAGCCGACGCCGCGCCAGATGCTGCGCGCCGGCACGCCGCTCATGCTGGTCGCGTTCGGCCTGCTCTGCTTCGCCGACGGCCTGCCGGCGTTCCTCCTCGCGCTCGCTGCGCTGGGCGCCGGCGTGGGCCTCGTCCGTCCGGGCAGCGCCGCGGGAGCGTCGCTCGCCGTCGACGCCGACGAGCAGGGCGCCGTCGCCGGCCTCCTCGGCGGGCTCACGGTGCTCGGCAACGTCCTCGGGCCGGTCCTCGGCACCGCGCTCTACGAGCTCGACCCGCACGCGCCCTACCTGCTGAACGCGGCGATCATGGTGGCGACGCTGGCCTTCGTCTTCGCGAGCCCGCGGCTGCGCCGTCTCGGCACGTAG
- a CDS encoding FAD-dependent monooxygenase: MADLTTPVLIVGGGPVGLAASICLSRLGVPSLLVEQHETTTSHPRATVVNTRTWELFREWGVDAEVRRGGLPAERSRYVVWATTLTGWELGRLDLMAPKPGEDARTMVRNLGRQSPAVTGICPQDVYEPILRRTAEGFPLADVRYHTRLVTFAQDAGGVDATIRRLSDGREQTVRARWLLACDGAASPVRERLGVAMVGPDDIGRILNAYVHADLTPYLAGREGPLYWILNADVAGVFIALDGATRWLFDTPFQLGPDETVARFTPAHCAALVRRAVGVPDLPVDVRSIDPWIMRSQVAERYRDGRCFLLGDAAHRFPPTGGFGMNTGVQDAHNLAWKLAGVLQGWAPEALLDTYESERRPVGQFNADQSFKNTRAMPSPGTPAERAAEPLALIEQDTPEGAAVRAMIAAGIESTREHFSAQGQAKGFAYASAAIAPDGSDDGTPSTVIDYVPTARPGSLAPHAWIRRDGVLGSLLDLFGSRFVLLTGPDATGWHRAAAARDVRLPLAVHRVGGDVQLDDGAPADWCALYGVDPDGAVLVRPDGHVAWRARGAAVDAAAVLRDVLARATGRS, translated from the coding sequence ATGGCCGACCTGACGACGCCCGTCCTCATCGTCGGCGGCGGCCCCGTCGGTCTCGCCGCGTCGATCTGTCTCTCGCGTCTCGGCGTGCCGTCGCTGCTCGTCGAGCAGCACGAGACGACGACGAGCCACCCGCGCGCCACGGTGGTGAACACGCGCACCTGGGAGCTGTTCCGCGAGTGGGGCGTCGACGCCGAGGTGCGTCGCGGCGGCCTGCCGGCCGAGCGCTCGCGCTACGTGGTCTGGGCCACGACGCTCACGGGGTGGGAGCTGGGTCGCCTCGACCTGATGGCGCCGAAGCCCGGCGAGGACGCGCGCACGATGGTGCGCAACCTCGGCCGCCAGAGCCCCGCGGTCACGGGCATCTGCCCGCAGGACGTCTACGAGCCCATCCTCCGCCGCACGGCCGAGGGGTTTCCGCTCGCCGACGTCCGCTACCACACCCGGCTCGTGACCTTCGCCCAGGACGCGGGCGGCGTCGACGCCACGATCCGCCGGCTCTCCGACGGCCGCGAGCAGACCGTCCGCGCGCGCTGGCTCCTCGCCTGCGACGGCGCCGCCAGCCCGGTGCGCGAGCGGCTCGGCGTCGCCATGGTCGGTCCGGACGACATCGGCCGCATCCTGAACGCCTACGTCCACGCCGACCTCACGCCCTACCTGGCCGGCCGCGAGGGCCCGCTCTACTGGATCCTCAACGCGGACGTCGCCGGCGTCTTCATCGCGCTCGACGGCGCCACGCGCTGGCTCTTCGACACGCCCTTCCAGCTCGGCCCGGACGAGACCGTCGCGCGCTTCACGCCCGCGCACTGCGCGGCGCTCGTGCGCCGCGCCGTCGGCGTGCCCGACCTGCCGGTCGACGTGCGCTCGATCGACCCCTGGATCATGCGCTCGCAGGTCGCGGAGCGGTACCGCGACGGCCGCTGCTTCCTCCTCGGCGACGCCGCCCATCGCTTCCCGCCCACCGGCGGCTTCGGCATGAACACCGGGGTCCAGGACGCGCACAACCTCGCCTGGAAGCTCGCCGGCGTGCTCCAAGGCTGGGCGCCCGAGGCGCTGCTCGACACCTACGAGAGCGAGCGCCGCCCCGTCGGCCAGTTCAACGCCGATCAGAGCTTCAAGAACACGCGCGCCATGCCGAGCCCCGGCACGCCCGCGGAGCGCGCCGCCGAGCCGCTCGCCCTGATCGAGCAGGACACGCCGGAGGGCGCCGCGGTGCGCGCCATGATCGCGGCGGGCATCGAGAGCACGCGCGAGCACTTCAGCGCCCAGGGGCAGGCGAAGGGCTTCGCCTATGCGTCGGCGGCGATCGCCCCCGACGGCTCCGACGACGGCACGCCGAGCACCGTGATCGACTACGTGCCGACGGCGCGGCCGGGCAGCCTCGCCCCGCACGCCTGGATCCGGCGCGACGGCGTCCTGGGCTCGCTGCTCGACCTGTTCGGCTCGCGCTTCGTGCTGCTCACCGGTCCCGACGCCACCGGCTGGCACCGGGCGGCCGCCGCCCGCGACGTGCGCCTTCCCCTCGCCGTCCACCGGGTGGGCGGCGACGTCCAGCTCGACGACGGCGCGCCCGCCGATTGGTGCGCGCTCTACGGCGTCGATCCGGACGGTGCCGTCCTCGTCCGCCCCGACGGCCACGTCGCGTGGCGTGCCCGCGGCGCGGCCGTGGACGCCGCGGCGGTCCTCCGCGACGTGCTCGCCCGGGCGACGGGACGATCGTGA
- a CDS encoding VOC family protein codes for MTTPDVRVPTKLAHFVLRSKHYPETVDWYRQVVGARVVFANEQLTFLTYDDEHHRIAVANVPWLEDGSPTAAGVDHIAFTFATLADLLHTYRRLKDAGILPHWCINHGPTTSLYYRDPNGVQVELQIDNFPDEAALMAWVRSDAFRQNPIGVSFDPDVLAARFDRGDPLAELIKQGSAPPPG; via the coding sequence ATGACGACCCCCGACGTCCGCGTGCCCACGAAGCTCGCGCACTTCGTGCTGCGCTCGAAGCACTACCCGGAGACCGTCGACTGGTATCGGCAGGTGGTCGGTGCGCGCGTCGTGTTCGCCAACGAGCAGCTGACGTTCCTCACCTACGACGACGAGCACCACCGCATCGCGGTCGCGAACGTGCCCTGGCTCGAGGACGGGTCGCCCACCGCCGCCGGCGTCGACCACATCGCCTTCACGTTCGCGACGCTGGCGGACCTCCTCCATACCTATCGCCGCCTGAAGGACGCCGGCATCCTGCCCCACTGGTGCATCAACCACGGCCCGACGACGTCGCTCTACTATCGCGACCCGAACGGCGTGCAGGTCGAGCTCCAGATCGACAACTTCCCCGACGAGGCGGCGCTCATGGCCTGGGTACGGAGCGACGCCTTCCGGCAGAACCCCATCGGCGTCAGCTTCGATCCCGACGTGCTCGCGGCGCGCTTCGACCGCGGCGATCCGCTCGCGGAGCTGATCAAGCAGGGCTCCGCACCGCCTCCGGGCTGA
- a CDS encoding TetR/AcrR family transcriptional regulator codes for MPKLKRNERIVSPRRSTTRRPPALSTTRAAAAGADVDRVPRSAAKRRAILEAAWELFPSRGFGGTGMRALAAEAGVSTATIYAHFSTKTDLIRALIQARWEQALRGTIERAAQIPDPLDRLLTGITHLNHAIAADPLLRQLLVTPRRIGDAEIEQEAAPIEDMMDARCTEAIRTAVAARRLLCRDPEALAVLIRVSMQGWLLTESKRRRPMREERLTRVLVDLIRGATARPLRDA; via the coding sequence ATGCCGAAACTGAAACGAAATGAGCGGATCGTTTCGCCTCGTCGCTCGACTACCCGGCGTCCGCCCGCGCTGTCAACCACGCGCGCCGCCGCGGCCGGCGCGGACGTCGACCGCGTCCCGCGCTCGGCGGCGAAGCGACGCGCCATCCTCGAGGCGGCGTGGGAGCTGTTCCCGAGCCGTGGCTTCGGGGGCACCGGGATGCGCGCGCTGGCCGCCGAGGCGGGCGTCTCGACGGCCACGATCTACGCCCACTTCTCGACCAAGACCGACCTGATCCGCGCGCTCATCCAGGCCCGCTGGGAGCAGGCGCTGCGCGGCACGATCGAGCGTGCCGCGCAGATCCCCGACCCGCTCGACCGCCTGCTCACCGGCATCACCCACCTGAACCACGCCATCGCCGCCGACCCCCTGCTGCGCCAGCTGCTGGTGACGCCGCGGCGGATCGGCGACGCGGAGATCGAGCAGGAGGCCGCGCCCATCGAGGACATGATGGACGCCCGCTGCACCGAGGCGATCCGCACCGCGGTCGCGGCGCGCCGGCTGCTCTGCCGCGACCCGGAGGCGCTCGCCGTCCTCATCCGGGTGAGCATGCAGGGGTGGCTGCTCACCGAGTCCAAGCGGCGCCGGCCCATGCGCGAGGAGCGCCTCACGCGCGTCCTCGTCGACCTGATCCGGGGTGCCACGGCGCGGCCGCTGCGAGACGCCTGA